CGATATAAGTATGGCTGTAAATACTCCTGATGTTAATTTAGAAGAAGGTATTGTAATAGGGTGTGTATACACGCCTCCAGGGGAAACAAGCTTAGTTGCTGTTAGAGAAGAGACTATAGAAGCATCACACGCATTTCAAAACCCTGCAGGAGGAGGAGGTTCTACGAGTTACACAGTTTCAAACGGAGACGAATTCATACTAACAACAGTAACAAGAATGAGAAACCAAATAAAACACAGAACAAGAACAAACTACTCCGAAGGAGAACTATGAATTCAATCTTAATAACATTAAATCAAGATTTAAACTCATCCTAAAAAAAAACAATATTCTCAACTACTACAAAGCAAATAAAAAAAAGAATCTTTTAGCGTACATTATTTAAAATAACATTTAAATCCGTGCTTATTTTAGAAAACGCGAACCACTTCTTACCAAGATCTTTAAATGAAGCACCAAAATGATACAACTCGTCATCAATTATCAAAAATCTATCATGGCTTTTATCAAATTTTTCAATAACTAAACCATTGTGTTGTTGGTTAAACTTTTTCACACCCAACAAAAGTTTTTCTGTCATGTTCTTAGTGTAAATTTTTATTTCAACACATCTTTTTTTATCAGAAAACAACTTCAACGTGTTTTCATCCACGTAGTTATCAAATAAAATAATTCTTTGTTTGGCTTTTTTTATGATATTGGAAACGAATATGAAAGCATTAAACACTTACCCTTCAAAAAATATACCTTGAGAATGTGTTAATTGCTTTTGTTCCATTGCTTCAAAGATTTTATTAAAGTTATTATCATGAACCAGTAATTTCTTGTCTATTTTTTGAAATTTTTCAAACACCTCAAAGTTCTGAGATAAAAAATGACGCATTTCAACAAAAGCACGCATGATCTTAATATTAACTTCAACCGCTTTTTTGCTACGTAAAACTCCAGAGAGCATCGCTACGCCCTGTTCGGTGAAAACAAAAGGTAAATCTTTCCTATGCTGACCCCTACTTTTGTTTAAGGTCGCAAATTGCGACCTTAAAAATTCCTCTTCACTTAATTGAAACATGAAATCCTTAGGGAAACGCTCAACGTTTCTTCTAACTTGCTCATTTAATCTTTTAACATCAGCACCATAAAGTTCTGCTAAATCAGAGTCAAGCATAACTTGTTTACCACGAATACTATGGATTTTGTTTTTCATATCTATAATTAAATCATTCATAAACATAGAGAAATAAAAATTTTTTAATAAGTATTACGAAGAAAAAATCGGAAAATCAACAAAAAAATATTTAAATTTAGAAAAATAATTATTCTGCTCCAAAAATCTTAACGTTATCATCTAAGATGTAATAACCAAAAGTGCCGTGAGTAACAACAGGACAACAAGCATCACTTCTAGTAACAGTACGAGTAGTAAATAAAGGTAAGTGACTATGACACCAAGGATTATCATCATAAAGAGAAGCAAGCCAAGGCTCAAACTGATTCATAAAATTATAAGGACAATACAAAGTATCACAAGGAATAAAATCTACGCAGTTATCCCTACTTTGATCATACCATTGTCCGTAAGGACAACAACGACCAACAGGCTCATCATCAGGATTATCAATCTCACCATAATTACAATAATACGCAAGGCTTACATCAGGATAATTATAGGTATCAGGAAACCCAACAGGCCAAGGATTACTAAAAAAACCAACATCCATATCATACAAGCTATCAGGTCCTAAGCAGTGATCAAAAAACACCACGTTACCAGGCTCACTATTCTCAACATCAACACAATCCAAAGTACGCTGAGCATTACCAGGCACAAGATGAGGATCACACCTCTGAGGCCTAGTACCAATTAAAACATTCGCGTGACACTCAGGGCTTTGACAATCCACCAAGCCATCACCCGTATTATCTATGCCGTCTCGACAATACTCCGTCGGGGCGCAACAGATTCTGTTCTGAAAACTATTAAAATAAGGCAAAAACTCATCGTTACAATCAGCCACGCTTCCCTGATCAGGATTACTAATCTTCAAAACGCACACTTCGTGACTAGCACAACTATTTCCGCTACCCACTACTCTACAAGAACCCGTGAAGCCATGAAACGCTTCACCATTAAAAGACACTGTTTCATTATAAAAACTTACGTGTCCTGAACCATTAACTAGTACTCCTTCTTCTTCGAACAAGAACTCTAAAGGATCAGAAAAATAAAAAGTGGGCTGAGCATCATCCCTGTTTATGACTAAGCGATTATCACAAAAAACTCCGTACGGATAATCTATTACTCCAGGAAACAACTCATTAGAATAATGCGCTTGCATCGAGACGTAACCAGTAAGAACATAACTAGAATTCAACTCATCGAATCGCGCGTGAGAAGTATTAGTTATCGCGTCGTACTCCTCTAATAAACAATCATTCAAAGGTATTCCTTGACCCAGCACTAAGCCAGTCATGAGCATAACAACAACTAACACAAAGACTAATCTTAACCAAAATACCTCTTTCATGTCTTATTCAATAATTGTACTTATTTAAATATTTTTGGTTAAAAAACTCATTTTTAAGTCACAAACAAAAGTACTGGTCACGCGTCATAGTAAACTTTATATATGAACAAAAAAAGCCTTATTATTAAGGGAGAACTCATTAAAAAGGTGAAATAATTATGATAAACATACCAATAGAAGTAATCATAGAAAAAATAACTGAACAAACAGATCTGAAAGAAGAAGAAGTACAAAAAAAAATAGATGCAAAACTAGAACACTTATCTGGATTAATCAGCAAAGAAGGAGCAGCGCACATCGTCGCTAACGAATTAGGAGTTAAACTCATGCAAACAGAAGGAGTCATGAAGATTAAGAGCTTAATGGCGGGCATGAGAGACGTTGAATTAAACTGTAAAGTAATCAGGAAATACGACTTAAGAACTTTTGAAAACGCTAGAGGACAAGGAAAAGTATTCAAATTCTTAGTAGGAGACGACACAGGAGTAACAATGGCTGTTTTGTGGAACGACAAAGCAGACCTAGAAAAAAACTTCAAAGAAAACGACTTAATAAAACTAAAAAACATTAACGTAAGAGACAACAACGGAAGAACCGAGCTTCACCTAGGAGAATCAGGCGAAATAGAAGTTAATCCTGAAGGAGTAAAAATAGAAACACAGAACAATTACGCAGAACCAGAAAGAAAAAAAATCTCTGAACTAAAAGAAGGAGATGACAACGTAGAATTATTCGCTACAGTGGTTCAAGTATTCGACCCTAAGTTCTTCAAAGTTAATAGTGAAGGAAAAAGAATAAAAGAAGAAGAAAACCCAGAAGGATACACTTACGGAGCAGTTCTTAACATATTCGTAGATGACGGCTCAGACAACATAAGAGTAGTATTGTGGAAGAACCAAATAATTAATTTCTTAAACGTAACAGAAGAAGAATTACTAAAATTCAAAGACGCACCAGAATCATTTGACGAATACAAAAACAAGATGCTAGGAGCAATGATGAAATTCATAGGGAGAACAACTAAGAACGAGATGTTCGGAAAAATAGAATTCGTAGCTAACGTAGTGATTTCAGAAGTGAAACCAGAAGACGAAATGAAGAAATTAAAAGAAGAATCAAAAAAAGAAACTGAACACAAAAAAGAAGAAGACAAAGAAGAAATCGTCAAAAAAGAAGAAGAACAAGAAAATAAAGAAGACAAAAAAGAAGAAACAAAAAAAGAACTTGAACACAAAAAAGAAATAAACACTGAAGACGATGACTTATTATCACTAGAAGACATAGAAGAAATCGAAGAAGAAGACATATAACGATTTCGTTGCGGGTTTAACATCTTTTTATTTAAGTCAAAAAAAAAAACAAAACAAAAATCAGAAGAAACCTTAACTACTAAGAAATAAAAACAAAAACCAAGATTATTAGACGACAAATTAATAATAAAGTTTAAAAACTAACACGATTCTTACAACATAATGCCGGACCCGTTAATAACAGTAGAAAAACTAGGAAAAAGCTTCGGAAGAAAAAAAATACTATCGAGCGTATCCTTCGAAGTAAAACCAGGAGAAATAATAGGACTAATAGGCGCGAGTGGCTCAGGAAAAACAACACTACTAAACATGATGATAGGCTTCATAAGCCCAGATACAGGAGACGTAAAATACAAAGAACCACAAATGATAGCTGACAAACCAATATACAACTCGGTTTTTAAACAACAAAAAAAATTCAAAAACATATACGGATTCGCCGCGCAACTACCAAGCTTCTACGAAAAACTAACAGTAAAAGAAAACCTGTACTACTTCGGAGAACTATACGGATTATCAAGAGAAGTACTAAGATCAAACGTGGACTCACTACTAAAACTAATCGACCTAGAAACAGCATCAAACCAACTAGGAAAAAACCTATCAGGAGGAATGGAAAGAAGACTAGATATAGCATGCGCCCTAATACACAACCCCCAAGTCCTAATAATGGACGAACCAACATCCGACTTAGACCCATTACTAAGGAGAAGCATCTGGGCACTAATAAAACAAATAAACAACAAAGGAACAACAGTCATAATATCCAGTCATCACTTAAACGAACTAGAAACACTATGTGACAGAATAGCAATAATAAAAGACGGAACACTACTAGACATAGCAACACCATCGGAACTAAAAACAAGATACTTAAAACACCACGAAATAAGAATAGAATCCCACCCAGGAAACTACAAAGAATTAGAAAAGAACTTATCAAAAAAATTCTCAAAAGAAATCATAAGAACAGAACAAAGAGGAGGAGAACTAGTACTATTCTGCGAAGACCACAAAAACCTACTAAACCAATTAGTAAAAGAAATAGAAAAAAACAACGAAAAAATAATAGAACTAAAACTAGTAAAACCAAGCCTGAACCAAGTGTTCATAAACCTAAACATACAAAGAGAATAAAATGAAACTACTAAGATCAATACAAAAAAACCTAAAAATACTAGCCAGATCAAAAGGCTCAGCACTAGTAGTACTACTAGCACCACTAATAATAGTATTCATAATAGGACTAGGATTCATGGACAACCCAGAACTAAAACTAAACATAGGAACACACGTAAAAGAACCAACAGACCTAACAACGAGATACATACAATCATTCAACACAACAGAACACAACATAATAATGTACGAAACAGAACAACAATGCGTCTCATCAATAAGAGACGGAATAACAGTGATGTGCGTAGTATTCTCAGAAGACTTCGAAATAAGAGATGAAGCAAAAAATGAACTAACATTCTACGTAGACGAATCAAGAATAAACCTCGTAGACAGATTAATATCATCATTCTCAACAACGATGGGAACAGAATCATCAGACATAAGCGAAGAACTAGCAGAACAACTAATAAACATAATAGAAGTATCATACAAACAAGCACAAGATAGCTTAGCACTAACAATAATAAACAGAGCACAAATAAACAACGCAAACACACAAACAAGCACAGCACTAAACACAATAACAGACATGGACACAAAAAAAGAAAGCATTAACTTACTAACACTAGAAGCAAGAATGGAAGACGTAGAAGACGACTTCGTAGAACTAAGAGCTAGAGCAACAGACGCAGTAAACAAAGCCAAAAACATAATACCAATACTAGAAGAAGAAGGAGGAACAAACGTAACAGAATTCATATCATCACTAAACAACTTAAACACAACACTAAACAACGAAGACCTACTAAAAAACCTAAACGACTTAGAAAAAGCAGTAAACTCATTATCAATAAGCATAAACAAACTAACAGAAAGAATAGAAAAAGCAGGAACAGCAAAAACAACCACGACCAATAACCTAAACGAAATAAACAACGCATTAGAAACAATAACAACAAACACAGACCAAATAAAAACAAAACAAGAACAAATACTAACAGAAATAGAATCCTTCGAATTAAGATCAGCAAGAAGCATAACAAGCCCAATAACAACAAAAATAGAATCAGTATCCGCACCAAGCAACAGATTAACCTACTCGTTCTCATACTTATTAACACTAGCAATACTATTCATAGGACTAATGCTATCAAGCACCCTAGTGTTCATGGAAAAAGACTCAAAATCATTCTTCAGAAACTTCACGACACCAACAACACAAAAATACTTCACCTTCATAAATTATTTAACAGCACTAATAATAATAATAATACAAACACTACTAATACTAGCAATCGCTCACTTCACCCTAAACGTACCAATACTAACAAACCCAGAAGTAACCATGGCGTTCCTATTCATAGGAATAACACTATTCATAACCATAGGACTACTAATAGGAACACTAGCAAGCACATCAGAAGCAGTAACAATGAGCACAATAGTAATAGGATCAGTATTAATGTTCTTATCAAACCTAATACTGCCACTAGAAACACTCTCACCAATAATGAGCAAAATAGCAGAACTAAACCCATACGTAATAGTATCAGAAGGAATAAGAAAAGCAATGCTGTTCGGAGCAGGATTCGAACAACTATACTCAGACCTAATAATACTAATGTCATACACCGCGATACTAATAACAATAATGATAGTAATAAACCAAATAGGATTCAAACACTACTTAGCATCAAGAAGACACAAAAAGAACCTACTAATAACAGAACCAGAAAACCTAACAATAGAAATAAAAGGAACAATAACACAAATAAGAAACACAGAAGAACTACTAAAAACACTAAAAAAAATGACGCAAGAAGACTACGAAAAAATAACTAAACCAAAAAACCAAATAACTTTCTGGCTAAAACAAACACTAAAACAAAAAGCACTAGCAAGAAAAATAAAAAACAAAACACTAACAGAAACAATAAACAAAATAGAACAATACCTGAACCAAGAAAAACAAAAACAAGAAAAAAAGAAACACAAACAACAAAAAAAACAACAAAAGAAACAAGAAGCAAAAACTAAAAACAAACAAGAACCACACAATAAAAAAGAAGAACACAAAAAAGAAGAACCACAAAAAACACCAGAAACAGAACCAACCTACTCAGAATACAAATAAACCAAAAAAAAATAATTCTAAAAAAAAAAATAATTAAGAAATCAACTAATCATTATCAACCCTAGGCGCAAGAATAAAACTAAGACTAAGCTTATCTTTCTCTGCGAACTCAAGAGTCAAAGGATAATCATTACTAAACTTCAAAACAACAGTAGAAACAAGCTTACCACCCTGAATCATCTTCTTCAAATACTCAATACTATACTTACTCTTCTCAACATCCTCAGAAGTAATAGAAACAGTATCATCCCTACCAATAACAACATCAGCATTCTTCAAATCACCAGTAGCAGAAACAGTCAAACTATTCTTCTCAGCAATAAAAGTAACACTCTCACTAACAATATCCACGTCCTCAATAGCCTCACTAAGAACAGAACTAGGCAAAGACACAACGGCCTTAGCATTCAACTGAGGAACCTTCTGAGGCTTATCCTCCAAATCAATCAAAGGCAAATAAAAAGTCCTAGTATTCTTCTCTTTAAGAATAACCTTCAACTTATTATCAGTCTTCTCCAAAGTAAGAACATCATTAGGCTTAGCCCTACGAAGAACCTGCTTAAAACTCGCCAAATTCATAGCCAAAACAGTCTCCTCAGAAACAACGTACTCCGCGAAACTATTACTAGGCATCCTAAAAATAACCATAGCGACATTCGCAGGATCCATAGCGATAATCTCAACAAAATCCTTCCCAACACGGAACTTCGTCTCCGTAACTAAATCAGAAATAATAGATATACTCTCCTTTAATAACTTAGGTTCTGCTAATGTAAGTCTCATTTATAACCACCTAACAAACGTAAAAAGAAGTGCATTTATATAATTTTTCTTTACAAAACCCAAAAAAAGCACCAGAGAAGATTTGTTACCATTACGAAATTGGTTCAAAACGATAGTTTTAAAAAAAACAAAAACCTCACCTATTAATAATTTAATCTTTGAACCAAAAAAATCAAAGAAAAAAATAAGGATTAAGCAAATAACGCTTAAAAATTAAACGTGAGGGTGAAACATCATGAAAGAAGATGAATACATAGATCTTGATAAAATAAACGTTGTTCCAAAAGAAGGAGAAACACCAGGTCTTTCAAAAGAACAAAACCAAACAGAAAAACAAGAACTAAAACAAGAAAATAAAGAAAAACCAAAAGAAGACAAAAAAGAAACAAAGAAAGTAATTAAAAAGAAGAAAACAACTAAAAAACCAAAAACAACTAAAACAACCACGAAACAAAAAAAATCTTCTAAAACAAAAAAGAAAAAATCAAACAATAAACCACTATACTTCTTAATAGGAATAATAATGCTAGCAATACTAGTAATAGTAATAGCAACAACTTTCTCAAAAAACGCAGAAACAAAAGAAGACAAAGTACTAATGCTAGTAAACGGAGAACCAATAAACGAACAAGAAGTAAAAACAAGAGCTGACTGGCTAAGACTACTAAACGGAATACCAATAACTGATGAACAAGCACTAGAACTAACAATAGACACAGAACTACTATACCAAGAAGCAAAAAAACAAAACATGACAATAACAGAACAAGAACTAGATGAACTATTCTGGGAC
Above is a genomic segment from Candidatus Woesearchaeota archaeon containing:
- a CDS encoding ABC transporter ATP-binding protein, encoding MPDPLITVEKLGKSFGRKKILSSVSFEVKPGEIIGLIGASGSGKTTLLNMMIGFISPDTGDVKYKEPQMIADKPIYNSVFKQQKKFKNIYGFAAQLPSFYEKLTVKENLYYFGELYGLSREVLRSNVDSLLKLIDLETASNQLGKNLSGGMERRLDIACALIHNPQVLIMDEPTSDLDPLLRRSIWALIKQINNKGTTVIISSHHLNELETLCDRIAIIKDGTLLDIATPSELKTRYLKHHEIRIESHPGNYKELEKNLSKKFSKEIIRTEQRGGELVLFCEDHKNLLNQLVKEIEKNNEKIIELKLVKPSLNQVFINLNIQRE
- a CDS encoding ABC transporter permease, which translates into the protein MKLLRSIQKNLKILARSKGSALVVLLAPLIIVFIIGLGFMDNPELKLNIGTHVKEPTDLTTRYIQSFNTTEHNIIMYETEQQCVSSIRDGITVMCVVFSEDFEIRDEAKNELTFYVDESRINLVDRLISSFSTTMGTESSDISEELAEQLINIIEVSYKQAQDSLALTIINRAQINNANTQTSTALNTITDMDTKKESINLLTLEARMEDVEDDFVELRARATDAVNKAKNIIPILEEEGGTNVTEFISSLNNLNTTLNNEDLLKNLNDLEKAVNSLSISINKLTERIEKAGTAKTTTTNNLNEINNALETITTNTDQIKTKQEQILTEIESFELRSARSITSPITTKIESVSAPSNRLTYSFSYLLTLAILFIGLMLSSTLVFMEKDSKSFFRNFTTPTTQKYFTFINYLTALIIIIIQTLLILAIAHFTLNVPILTNPEVTMAFLFIGITLFITIGLLIGTLASTSEAVTMSTIVIGSVLMFLSNLILPLETLSPIMSKIAELNPYVIVSEGIRKAMLFGAGFEQLYSDLIILMSYTAILITIMIVINQIGFKHYLASRRHKKNLLITEPENLTIEIKGTITQIRNTEELLKTLKKMTQEDYEKITKPKNQITFWLKQTLKQKALARKIKNKTLTETINKIEQYLNQEKQKQEKKKHKQQKKQQKKQEAKTKNKQEPHNKKEEHKKEEPQKTPETEPTYSEYK
- the pcn gene encoding proliferating cell nuclear antigen (pcna), coding for MRLTLAEPKLLKESISIISDLVTETKFRVGKDFVEIIAMDPANVAMVIFRMPSNSFAEYVVSEETVLAMNLASFKQVLRRAKPNDVLTLEKTDNKLKVILKEKNTRTFYLPLIDLEDKPQKVPQLNAKAVVSLPSSVLSEAIEDVDIVSESVTFIAEKNSLTVSATGDLKNADVVIGRDDTVSITSEDVEKSKYSIEYLKKMIQGGKLVSTVVLKFSNDYPLTLEFAEKDKLSLSFILAPRVDND